In Saccharothrix syringae, the following are encoded in one genomic region:
- the hppD gene encoding 4-hydroxyphenylpyruvate dioxygenase — MSDGPTFSHVEFCVGDATARAGDMVRRYGFEVVAKAGAPGRGDAHSIAVRSGRTTVVMTEGHTDDHPASLYVSLHGDGVSDIAIRVPDVRRALATAVDAGARVLAEPRTLDEPAGAVTARIAAFGDVAHTLVQSPEGAEPPGLRPVPRRTGHRGARLDRLDHFAVCLPAGMLDDTVRFYQDVLGFEPVFEERIVIGSQAMNSRVVQSRSRELTMVLIEPDTTTEAGQVDDFVKDHGGPGVQHIALTSDDIVGTVAALRERGVEFLSTPDTYYELLATRLDPTGYTVAELREQNVLVDQDHDGQLFQIFTRSVHARRTFFFEVIERMGAKTFGSGNIKALYEAVELERVRRRDGGR; from the coding sequence ATGAGTGACGGACCGACCTTCAGCCACGTGGAGTTCTGCGTCGGCGACGCGACCGCCCGCGCCGGCGACATGGTGCGGCGCTACGGGTTCGAGGTGGTCGCGAAGGCGGGCGCGCCCGGCCGGGGCGACGCGCACTCGATCGCCGTGCGCAGCGGGCGCACCACTGTGGTGATGACCGAGGGCCACACCGACGACCACCCCGCGAGCCTGTACGTCTCGCTGCACGGCGACGGCGTCAGCGACATCGCGATCCGGGTGCCGGACGTGCGCCGGGCGCTCGCCACCGCGGTCGACGCGGGCGCGCGGGTGCTGGCCGAGCCGCGCACCCTGGACGAGCCGGCGGGCGCGGTCACCGCGCGGATCGCCGCGTTCGGCGACGTGGCGCACACCCTCGTGCAGTCGCCGGAGGGCGCCGAGCCACCGGGCCTGCGGCCGGTGCCCCGCCGGACCGGGCACCGCGGTGCCCGCCTGGACCGGCTCGACCACTTCGCGGTGTGCCTGCCCGCCGGCATGCTCGACGACACGGTCCGCTTCTACCAGGACGTCCTCGGCTTCGAGCCGGTCTTCGAGGAGCGCATCGTCATCGGCAGCCAGGCGATGAACTCGCGGGTGGTGCAGAGCCGGTCGCGCGAGCTGACCATGGTGCTGATCGAACCGGACACCACGACCGAGGCCGGGCAGGTCGACGACTTCGTCAAGGACCACGGCGGGCCCGGCGTGCAGCACATCGCGCTGACCTCCGACGACATCGTGGGCACCGTCGCCGCGCTGCGCGAGCGGGGCGTGGAGTTCCTGTCCACCCCGGACACCTACTACGAGCTGCTGGCCACGCGCCTGGACCCCACCGGGTACACCGTGGCGGAGCTGCGCGAGCAGAACGTGCTGGTCGACCAGGACCACGACGGGCAGCTGTTCCAGATCTTCACCCGCTCGGTGCACGCGCGGCGCACGTTCTTCTTCGAGGTGATCGAGCGGATGGGCGCGAAGACCTTCGGCAGCGGCAACATCAAGGCGCTCTACGAGGCGGTCGAGCTGGAGCGCGTCCGCCGCCGGGACGGCGGTCGGTGA
- a CDS encoding aminotransferase-like domain-containing protein — MSAGLWLDELHGSLADPALGSMNFLNEVAGRFPGAVSLAAGRPADHTHDVEALHSHLRTYCAHLRDARGYDEREVARELFQYGRTKGVVHELIAAGLRVDENIDADPESVVVTVGCQEALLLTLRALRRDAADVLLAASPMYVGVIGAAALVDLPVVPVPEGPDGLDPGDLRDAVRAARDRGLRPRACYLVPDFANPSGTTLPVEVRKELLALADDEDFLVLEDNPYGLFPLGEERLPTVKSLDDRRRVVYLASLAKSCFPGARVGFAVADQVVRDRRTGARRLFADELAKLKSMATVNTSPIAQALVAGRLLEHGGSLLAGTAADRAAYRRNLRLLLDGLARRFPAGGGHGVSWNSPGGGFFVVVTVPFVADDAALERSARAHGVLWTPMSHFYPAGGGERQLRLSCSAVGPDGIEDGLDRLAAFITTSTERGVG; from the coding sequence GTGAGCGCCGGCCTGTGGCTCGACGAGCTGCACGGCTCGCTGGCCGACCCCGCGCTGGGGTCGATGAACTTCCTCAACGAGGTCGCGGGCCGCTTCCCGGGCGCGGTGTCGCTGGCCGCCGGCAGGCCCGCCGACCACACCCACGACGTGGAGGCGCTGCACTCGCACCTGCGCACCTACTGCGCCCACCTGCGGGACGCGCGCGGCTACGACGAGCGCGAGGTGGCCCGCGAGCTGTTCCAGTACGGCCGGACCAAGGGCGTCGTGCACGAGCTGATCGCGGCCGGCCTCCGGGTCGACGAGAACATCGACGCCGACCCCGAGTCCGTCGTGGTCACGGTCGGCTGCCAGGAAGCGCTGCTGCTGACCCTGCGCGCGCTGCGGCGCGACGCCGCGGACGTGCTGCTCGCGGCGTCACCGATGTACGTCGGGGTGATCGGCGCGGCGGCCCTGGTCGACCTGCCGGTCGTGCCGGTGCCCGAGGGGCCCGACGGGCTCGACCCCGGCGACCTGCGGGACGCGGTGCGCGCGGCGCGCGACCGCGGTCTGCGCCCGCGCGCGTGCTACCTCGTCCCGGACTTCGCCAACCCGTCCGGCACCACCCTGCCGGTGGAGGTCCGCAAGGAGCTGCTGGCCCTGGCCGACGACGAGGACTTCCTGGTCCTGGAGGACAACCCGTACGGCCTGTTCCCCCTGGGCGAGGAGCGGCTGCCCACGGTGAAGTCGCTGGACGACCGGCGGCGGGTGGTCTACCTGGCGTCGCTGGCCAAGTCCTGCTTCCCGGGCGCCCGCGTCGGCTTCGCGGTGGCCGACCAGGTCGTGCGCGACCGCCGGACCGGCGCGCGGCGCCTGTTCGCCGACGAGCTGGCGAAGCTCAAGAGCATGGCCACGGTCAACACCTCGCCGATCGCCCAGGCGCTGGTCGCCGGGCGCCTGCTGGAGCACGGCGGGAGCCTGCTCGCCGGCACCGCGGCCGACCGCGCCGCGTACCGGCGCAACCTGCGGCTGCTGCTCGACGGCCTGGCCCGCCGGTTCCCCGCGGGCGGCGGGCACGGCGTCTCGTGGAACTCCCCCGGCGGCGGCTTCTTCGTCGTGGTCACCGTCCCGTTCGTCGCCGACGACGCGGCGCTGGAGCGGTCCGCGCGGGCCCACGGCGTGCTGTGGACGCCGATGAGCCACTTCTACCCGGCCGGCGGCGGCGAGCGGCAGCTGCGCCTGTCGTGCAGCGCCGTCGGTCCCGACGGGATCGAGGACGGCCTGGACCGCCTGGCCGCGTTCATCACCACGAGCACGGAGAGGGGAGTCGGATGA
- a CDS encoding acyl carrier protein, with amino-acid sequence MSDVTGELLAVVTAEVGRAVDADTDLFAAGLMSSLVSLEIVTRVERRYGIDVNGDDLDLENFRTVEAMAALVDRLRAVRGTRSAP; translated from the coding sequence ATGAGCGATGTCACCGGGGAACTGCTCGCGGTCGTCACGGCCGAGGTGGGGCGCGCCGTCGACGCCGACACCGACCTGTTCGCCGCCGGCCTGATGTCGTCGCTGGTCTCGCTGGAGATCGTGACGCGGGTGGAGCGGCGGTACGGGATCGACGTCAACGGCGACGACCTGGACCTGGAGAACTTCCGCACGGTGGAGGCGATGGCGGCGCTGGTCGACCGGCTGCGCGCCGTGCGCGGGACGCGGAGCGCGCCATGA
- a CDS encoding 3-oxoacyl-[acyl-carrier-protein] synthase III C-terminal domain-containing protein, whose amino-acid sequence MSGDIGIGAIRCVLPDERVPVRELPEFADLDRRAAEFATSCGIDAVGVLPEGSTQAEWAARACAELPEDTGRPDLLLMVGPRSPDVLLGSDVYRVQHEAKMNTAFAFTVDGLGCTGSSAAWSLAAALLRASPALERVAITYASRPTGVDRIRYPVSVIGDGSCAMSVVRGGRPVLRAHRMEADGRFHDLFAVDYKRAPHYEWREECRSADRYRFELAMESRQRLSRMVDEVLAEVGAGRGDVAAAVMQNVTAGAFDFYEALLGLPIHRVCRESLRELGHLGAMDVVLNLRRVLDSGDVGPGDLVLVLNNSPVAAWSATLWEV is encoded by the coding sequence ATGAGCGGCGACATCGGCATCGGCGCCATCCGGTGCGTGCTCCCGGACGAGCGGGTGCCCGTGCGCGAGCTGCCCGAGTTCGCCGACCTCGACCGGCGGGCCGCGGAGTTCGCCACCTCGTGCGGCATCGACGCGGTGGGCGTCCTGCCCGAGGGCAGCACGCAGGCGGAGTGGGCGGCGCGGGCGTGCGCGGAGCTGCCGGAAGACACCGGCCGGCCCGACCTGCTGCTCATGGTCGGCCCGCGCTCGCCGGACGTGCTGCTCGGCTCCGACGTCTACCGGGTGCAGCACGAGGCCAAGATGAACACCGCCTTCGCGTTCACCGTCGACGGCCTCGGCTGCACCGGCTCGTCGGCCGCCTGGTCGCTGGCCGCCGCCCTGCTCCGCGCGTCCCCGGCGCTGGAGCGGGTGGCGATCACCTACGCGAGCAGGCCGACCGGCGTCGACCGGATCCGCTACCCCGTGTCGGTCATCGGCGACGGCTCCTGCGCGATGAGCGTCGTGCGCGGCGGCCGGCCGGTGCTGCGGGCGCACCGGATGGAGGCCGACGGCCGGTTCCACGACCTGTTCGCGGTGGACTACAAGCGGGCGCCGCACTACGAGTGGCGCGAGGAGTGCCGGTCCGCCGACCGGTACCGGTTCGAGCTGGCCATGGAGTCCCGGCAGCGCCTGAGCCGGATGGTGGACGAGGTGTTGGCCGAGGTCGGCGCGGGCCGGGGCGACGTCGCGGCCGCGGTCATGCAGAACGTGACCGCCGGCGCGTTCGACTTCTACGAGGCGCTGCTCGGCCTGCCGATCCACCGGGTGTGCCGGGAATCCCTGCGCGAACTCGGCCACCTCGGCGCGATGGACGTCGTGCTCAACCTGCGCCGCGTCCTCGACAGCGGCGACGTCGGGCCCGGTGACCTCGTGCTCGTGCTCAACAACAGCCCGGTCGCCGCCTGGTCGGCCACCCTCTGGGAAGTCTGA
- a CDS encoding amino acid adenylation domain-containing protein translates to MTAHPPPDRTLYEWFAESAARHPGAPALVVHGRTVTYDELRRCAEALAGRITAGHGTPRRVALLASRSLVAFAGYLAALRLGAVVVPLNPRFPEQRNLAACEAAGVDLVLADPSAPVPAPGPWRVLALIDAELDPTAAAPDLPAHRADPAGVAYVLFTSGSTGRPKGVPIGHRQLSAYLAHNIGRFAVGPGCRVSHTFDLTFDPSVFDLFVTWGAGATLVVPQRAELLAPVDYLVDNGITHWFSVPSVISVSARLGKLRGRAEALRHSLFIGEQLTAEQARAWQGIAPRSDITNVYGPTELTVACTEYTLPADVADWPRTSNGTVPIGEVYPFLEHLVLDERGAPATEGELVVRGAQRFAGYLDPADDAGRFLAFDGTAATAYDGSAPLDAAHYYRTGDRVRREPAGWVHLGRLDDQVKIRGYRVELGDVEATLRRHEGVTDAVVLARRDGTDVELIGCYTGAALDPRELVRWLGRQLPTHMVPRRLRHLPDLPLNANGKVDRGGLAAVVLD, encoded by the coding sequence ATGACCGCGCACCCCCCACCCGACCGCACCCTGTACGAGTGGTTCGCCGAGTCGGCGGCCCGCCACCCCGGCGCGCCCGCGCTGGTCGTGCACGGCCGCACCGTCACCTACGACGAGCTGCGCCGGTGCGCCGAGGCGCTGGCTGGCCGCATCACCGCCGGGCACGGCACCCCGCGGCGGGTCGCGCTGCTCGCGTCCCGCAGCCTGGTGGCCTTCGCCGGGTACCTGGCCGCGCTGCGCCTGGGCGCGGTGGTGGTCCCGCTGAACCCGCGCTTCCCGGAGCAGCGCAACCTGGCCGCGTGCGAGGCGGCCGGGGTCGACCTGGTGCTCGCCGACCCCTCCGCCCCGGTGCCGGCCCCGGGGCCGTGGCGGGTGCTGGCCCTCATCGACGCCGAGCTGGACCCGACCGCCGCCGCGCCGGACCTGCCCGCCCACCGCGCCGACCCGGCGGGCGTGGCCTACGTGCTGTTCACCTCCGGCTCCACCGGCAGGCCCAAGGGCGTGCCGATCGGGCACCGGCAGCTCTCGGCCTACCTCGCGCACAACATCGGCAGGTTCGCGGTGGGGCCGGGCTGCCGGGTCTCGCACACCTTCGACCTCACCTTCGACCCGTCGGTGTTCGACCTGTTCGTCACCTGGGGCGCCGGCGCGACCCTGGTCGTCCCGCAGCGCGCGGAGCTGCTGGCGCCGGTGGACTACCTGGTCGACAACGGGATCACGCACTGGTTCTCGGTGCCGTCGGTGATCTCGGTCAGCGCCCGGCTCGGCAAGCTCCGGGGCCGCGCGGAGGCGTTGCGGCACAGCCTGTTCATCGGCGAGCAGCTGACCGCGGAGCAGGCCCGCGCCTGGCAGGGCATCGCACCGCGGTCGGACATCACCAACGTCTACGGGCCGACCGAGCTGACGGTGGCGTGCACCGAGTACACGCTGCCCGCCGACGTGGCGGACTGGCCGCGCACGTCCAACGGCACGGTGCCCATCGGCGAGGTCTACCCGTTCCTGGAGCACCTGGTCCTGGACGAGCGCGGCGCGCCCGCCACCGAGGGCGAGCTGGTCGTGCGCGGCGCGCAGCGCTTCGCCGGCTACCTGGACCCGGCGGACGACGCCGGGCGGTTCCTCGCCTTCGACGGCACCGCGGCCACGGCGTACGACGGCTCCGCGCCGCTGGACGCCGCGCACTACTACCGGACCGGGGACCGGGTCCGCCGCGAGCCCGCCGGCTGGGTGCACCTGGGCCGGCTGGACGACCAGGTCAAGATCCGCGGCTACCGGGTCGAGCTGGGCGACGTCGAGGCGACGCTGCGCCGCCACGAGGGCGTCACCGACGCCGTGGTGCTCGCGCGCCGCGACGGCACCGACGTCGAGCTGATCGGCTGCTACACCGGTGCCGCGCTCGACCCGCGCGAGCTGGTCCGCTGGCTGGGCAGGCAGCTGCCGACGCACATGGTGCCCAGGCGGCTGCGGCACCTGCCCGACCTGCCGCTGAACGCGAACGGGAAGGTGGACCGCGGCGGGCTGGCCGCGGTCGTCCTGGACTAG
- a CDS encoding MupA/Atu3671 family FMN-dependent luciferase-like monooxygenase: MDFSLFYFSNDDERPGRGRYELLLEGARFADTHGFRAVWTPERHFHEFGGIYPNPAVAGAAVAAVTERVGIRAGSVVAPLHHPFRIAEEWAVVDNLSDGRVGLSFASGWHAVDFSLRPENYANRKDVLFDQLDAVRALWRGEPAGTRDGAGNEVRVTVHPRPVQAELPVWVTSGGDVETFRRAGRAGAGLLTHLLGQEVDALAGRIAEYRKAVAGRADGWPGHVVLMVHTFLGADDAEVKEQVRAPLTAYLRSSLGLITSSGHAGMRKLGQSSLREKDVEFLVRRSFDRYYDDGGLLGAVDKCRGVVERLRAIGVDEIACLIDFGLPAEQVLGALPRLDALRALSAGVAA; encoded by the coding sequence ATGGACTTCAGCTTGTTCTACTTCTCCAACGACGACGAGCGGCCCGGCCGCGGGCGGTACGAGCTGCTGCTGGAGGGCGCCCGGTTCGCCGACACCCACGGCTTCCGCGCGGTGTGGACGCCGGAGCGGCACTTCCACGAGTTCGGCGGCATCTACCCCAACCCCGCCGTCGCGGGCGCCGCGGTCGCCGCGGTCACCGAGCGGGTGGGCATCCGGGCGGGCAGCGTGGTCGCGCCGCTGCACCACCCGTTCCGCATCGCCGAGGAGTGGGCCGTGGTCGACAACCTCTCGGACGGCCGGGTCGGCCTGTCGTTCGCGTCGGGCTGGCACGCGGTCGACTTCTCGCTGCGGCCGGAGAACTACGCCAACCGCAAGGACGTGCTGTTCGACCAGCTCGACGCCGTGCGCGCCCTGTGGCGGGGCGAGCCGGCCGGGACCAGGGACGGCGCGGGCAACGAGGTGCGGGTGACCGTCCACCCCCGACCGGTGCAGGCGGAGCTGCCGGTGTGGGTGACCAGCGGGGGTGACGTGGAGACGTTCCGGCGGGCCGGGCGCGCCGGCGCCGGGCTGCTCACCCACCTGCTCGGCCAGGAGGTCGACGCGCTGGCGGGCAGGATCGCCGAGTACCGGAAGGCGGTCGCCGGGCGCGCCGACGGGTGGCCGGGGCACGTCGTGCTGATGGTGCACACGTTCCTCGGCGCCGACGACGCCGAGGTGAAGGAGCAGGTGCGCGCGCCGCTGACGGCCTACCTGCGCAGTTCGCTCGGGCTGATCACCAGCTCCGGGCACGCCGGCATGCGCAAGCTGGGCCAGTCGTCGCTGCGGGAGAAGGACGTCGAGTTCCTGGTCAGGCGCTCGTTCGACCGGTACTACGACGACGGCGGGCTGCTGGGCGCGGTGGACAAGTGCCGCGGGGTGGTCGAGCGGCTGCGCGCCATCGGGGTGGACGAGATCGCCTGCCTGATCGACTTCGGGCTGCCCGCCGAGCAGGTGCTGGGCGCGCTGCCCCGGCTCGACGCGCTGCGCGCGCTCAGCGCGGGGGTCGCCGCGTGA
- a CDS encoding non-ribosomal peptide synthetase yields MPGSSGGGVTGVRVPGRADCLHERFAAVAARFPDRVAVDDRRRRLTYRELDVAANRLAHRLVRHGAGPGVLVGVCAERSVDLVVAVLGVLKAGAGYLPLDPRHPAARRELVLADAGCAILVGDAPRGTGAFVSPADPALADEPATPPSTPVGADDVAYVIYTSGSTGTPKGVVVEHANVTRLFDVTRPGFGFTEHDVWTMFHSPAFDFSVWELWGARLHGGRVVVVPHATSREPERFLDLLVAEGVTVLNQTPTAFAGLSAAVAAAGYPATALRLVVFGGEELRPGSLRPWVSHYGDDRPVLVNMYGITETTVHVTSRRIRRADLGSTRSPIGRPLPDLRVHVLDERRRPVPAGEVGEMYVAGPGVARGYLGRDELTAARFVTGPSGERVYRTGDLGSVDEAGELTYHGRVDDQVQLRGFRVEPGEVASVLRQDPTVRDAVVLLGRNGRGEPRLECYWTPVSAGDSDQGPRVRAALAERLPDYLVPTVFHAVAALPMTPNGKLDKAALTALPTPGPEPAAAPADPVEHAIASMWADLLELDSVGADDAFFSIGGDSILAIRFAGEAKAADLPVAVEDLFLAQTPRELARLCRERGSTGPAPAADERDPVLALPADYLAALPDDVVDAYPASALQQGIIFHAKLSRDGTVYHDLVAVHLAGALDVPALRAALDGLADAHEVLRTRFDLGGHRGVVQLVGRAATIPLTVRDAGPAPSPREALRRWWREEWRTGFDLTAAPLARCHVLRHADGTWHLAVAAHHAVLDGWSFASLMTELLTAYAGGAVASRGPRPAYRDFVALELREGGSEAARRFWADQLAGAPVLDFPAPGADAGGEPSVDPDVDVELPADLVDGVRRAANAFGVPPKSVFLTAHLAALARLTGVTDVVSGVVFNGRPEVAGAEHALGLFLNSLPFRVRLDEEDWPELAAAVFDTESRIVPHRRFPLAAIRREVGAVPFAVLFNYARFHVFDALADLPAPVPRDWFFSDRTNFGVVVEVGQVPLADRWELHVRTDPATVHPGVAGLLADGFRDVLAEIVAEGARR; encoded by the coding sequence ATGCCCGGGTCGAGCGGGGGCGGCGTCACCGGGGTCCGCGTCCCGGGCCGCGCGGATTGCCTGCACGAGAGGTTCGCCGCGGTGGCCGCGCGGTTCCCCGACCGGGTCGCGGTGGACGACCGGCGCCGGCGGCTGACCTACCGGGAGCTGGACGTCGCGGCCAACCGGCTGGCCCACCGCCTGGTCCGGCACGGCGCGGGCCCGGGGGTGCTGGTCGGGGTGTGCGCGGAGCGGTCGGTCGACCTGGTGGTGGCCGTGCTCGGGGTGCTCAAGGCGGGCGCCGGCTACCTGCCCCTGGACCCGCGCCACCCGGCGGCGCGGCGGGAGCTGGTGCTCGCCGACGCCGGGTGCGCGATCCTCGTCGGCGACGCGCCGCGGGGCACCGGGGCGTTCGTGTCCCCGGCCGACCCGGCGCTCGCCGACGAGCCCGCCACCCCGCCGTCGACCCCGGTCGGCGCGGACGACGTCGCCTACGTGATCTACACCTCCGGCTCGACCGGCACGCCGAAGGGCGTCGTGGTCGAGCACGCGAACGTGACCAGGCTGTTCGACGTCACCCGACCGGGGTTCGGCTTCACCGAGCACGACGTCTGGACGATGTTCCACTCCCCCGCCTTCGACTTCTCGGTGTGGGAGCTGTGGGGCGCCCGGCTCCACGGCGGCCGGGTCGTCGTCGTGCCGCACGCGACCAGCCGCGAGCCGGAGCGGTTCCTCGACCTGCTGGTGGCCGAGGGCGTCACCGTGCTCAACCAGACGCCGACGGCCTTCGCCGGGCTGTCCGCGGCGGTCGCGGCCGCCGGGTACCCGGCGACGGCGCTGCGGCTCGTCGTGTTCGGCGGCGAGGAGCTGCGCCCCGGCTCGCTGCGGCCGTGGGTGTCGCACTACGGCGACGACCGGCCCGTGCTGGTGAACATGTACGGCATCACCGAGACCACCGTGCACGTGACCAGCAGGCGCATCCGGCGCGCCGACCTCGGCTCGACGCGCAGCCCGATCGGCCGGCCGCTGCCGGACCTGCGCGTGCACGTCCTCGACGAGCGGCGGCGACCGGTGCCCGCGGGCGAGGTCGGCGAGATGTACGTGGCGGGTCCGGGCGTGGCCCGCGGCTACCTCGGCCGGGACGAGCTGACCGCGGCGCGGTTCGTCACCGGGCCCTCCGGCGAGCGGGTGTACCGCACGGGCGACCTGGGGTCCGTCGACGAGGCCGGCGAGCTGACCTACCACGGCCGGGTCGACGACCAGGTCCAGCTCCGCGGGTTCCGGGTCGAGCCGGGCGAGGTGGCCTCGGTGCTGCGGCAGGACCCGACCGTGCGCGACGCCGTCGTCCTGCTGGGCCGCAACGGGCGGGGCGAGCCGCGCCTGGAGTGCTACTGGACCCCGGTGTCGGCCGGGGACTCCGACCAGGGGCCGCGCGTGCGGGCGGCGCTGGCGGAGCGGTTGCCGGACTACCTGGTCCCCACCGTGTTCCACGCGGTGGCCGCGCTGCCGATGACGCCGAACGGGAAGCTCGACAAGGCCGCGCTCACCGCGCTGCCGACCCCGGGGCCCGAGCCCGCCGCCGCCCCGGCCGACCCGGTCGAGCACGCCATCGCCTCGATGTGGGCCGACCTGCTGGAGCTGGACTCGGTCGGCGCCGACGACGCGTTCTTCTCGATCGGCGGCGACTCGATCCTGGCCATCCGCTTCGCCGGCGAGGCCAAGGCGGCGGACCTGCCCGTCGCCGTCGAGGACCTGTTCCTCGCCCAGACGCCGCGCGAGCTGGCCCGGCTGTGCCGGGAGCGGGGGTCCACCGGGCCCGCGCCCGCGGCCGACGAGCGCGACCCCGTCCTGGCGCTGCCCGCGGACTACCTCGCCGCGCTGCCGGACGACGTCGTCGACGCCTACCCGGCATCGGCCCTGCAACAGGGCATCATCTTCCACGCCAAGCTGAGCCGGGACGGCACCGTCTACCACGACCTGGTGGCCGTGCACCTCGCCGGCGCCCTCGACGTCCCCGCGCTGCGGGCGGCCCTGGACGGGCTGGCGGACGCCCACGAGGTGCTGCGCACCCGCTTCGACCTCGGCGGGCACCGCGGGGTCGTCCAGCTCGTCGGCCGCGCGGCGACCATCCCGCTGACCGTGCGGGACGCCGGGCCCGCGCCCAGCCCGCGGGAGGCGCTGCGGCGGTGGTGGCGCGAGGAGTGGCGCACCGGTTTCGACCTCACCGCGGCGCCGCTGGCTCGGTGCCACGTGCTGCGCCACGCCGACGGCACGTGGCACCTGGCCGTCGCCGCGCACCACGCGGTCCTGGACGGGTGGAGCTTCGCGTCGCTGATGACCGAACTGCTGACGGCCTACGCCGGCGGCGCGGTGGCGTCACGGGGCCCGCGCCCCGCCTACCGGGACTTCGTCGCCCTGGAGCTGCGTGAGGGCGGGTCGGAGGCGGCCCGCCGGTTCTGGGCCGACCAGCTCGCCGGCGCGCCGGTGCTCGACTTCCCCGCGCCAGGGGCGGACGCCGGCGGCGAGCCCTCGGTGGACCCGGACGTCGACGTCGAGCTGCCCGCCGACCTCGTCGACGGCGTCCGGCGCGCCGCGAACGCCTTCGGCGTGCCGCCCAAGAGCGTCTTCCTCACCGCGCACCTCGCCGCGCTCGCCCGGCTGACCGGCGTCACCGACGTCGTCTCCGGCGTGGTGTTCAACGGGCGGCCCGAGGTCGCGGGCGCGGAGCACGCGCTCGGGTTGTTCCTCAACAGCCTGCCGTTCCGGGTCCGGCTCGACGAGGAGGACTGGCCGGAGCTGGCCGCCGCGGTGTTCGACACCGAGAGCCGGATCGTGCCGCACCGGCGGTTCCCGCTGGCCGCGATCCGCCGCGAGGTCGGCGCCGTGCCGTTCGCGGTGCTGTTCAACTACGCCCGATTCCACGTCTTCGACGCGCTGGCCGACCTGCCCGCGCCGGTCCCGCGCGACTGGTTCTTCTCCGACCGCACGAACTTCGGCGTCGTGGTCGAGGTCGGCCAGGTGCCGCTGGCCGACCGCTGGGAGCTGCACGTCCGGACCGATCCCGCGACCGTGCACCCCGGCGTGGCCGGGCTGCTCGCCGACGGGTTCCGGGACGTGCTCGCCGAGATCGTCGCGGAAGGAGCCCGCCGGTGA
- a CDS encoding ATP-grasp domain-containing protein, with protein MTAKPRLVVVCDRSAVLLPDLVSGLSGLGELVFLVNRSRFTEPLRPVLSRVGTLLDLPPSPSGALAAVRPLAPDGILTFSEGMIGVTAALAHELGLPYHSPDAARALTDKATQRALLHAGGADSVRSVLVTEPDQWADAVAVTGLPAVVKPARSQGSRNTRLVTDADAGRDFVRAALGGNAPEDALVVEEYLRGRDCRPFGDHVSVETVVSDGHPSHVAVTGKYPFVPGFREAGQFWPCQLDPDEQDAVRALAGRAVAALGVRTGLLHTEVKLTPAGPRLIEVNGRMGAWMNDLGRRAGGLDLVTIVGRLALGERVAVPPVESPRVRYQYSHNAPMRDCVLREVSGVREVRGLPTVVGYRALMHPGERVEGAVGTNQLDLLYGDAASYDEMFGVVERVQDALKFTFEDERGGRTVSAGSLAWETGRTSPDELTWVTGAT; from the coding sequence GTGACGGCCAAGCCCCGCCTCGTCGTCGTGTGCGACCGCAGCGCGGTCCTGCTGCCCGACCTGGTCTCCGGCCTGTCCGGCCTCGGTGAGCTGGTGTTCCTGGTCAACCGCTCGCGGTTCACCGAACCGCTGCGGCCGGTGCTGTCCCGGGTCGGCACGCTGCTCGACCTGCCGCCGTCCCCGTCCGGGGCACTGGCCGCGGTCCGCCCGCTCGCCCCGGACGGCATCCTCACCTTCAGCGAGGGCATGATCGGGGTGACCGCGGCCCTGGCGCACGAACTGGGCCTGCCCTACCACAGCCCGGACGCCGCGCGGGCGCTCACCGACAAGGCCACCCAGCGGGCGCTGCTGCACGCGGGCGGCGCGGACTCGGTGCGCAGCGTGCTCGTCACCGAGCCGGACCAGTGGGCCGACGCGGTCGCGGTGACCGGCCTGCCCGCCGTCGTCAAGCCCGCGCGCAGCCAGGGCAGCCGGAACACCCGGCTGGTCACCGACGCCGACGCGGGCCGGGACTTCGTGCGCGCCGCGCTCGGCGGCAACGCCCCGGAGGACGCGCTGGTGGTCGAGGAGTACCTGCGCGGGCGCGACTGCCGCCCGTTCGGCGACCACGTCTCGGTCGAGACGGTCGTGTCGGACGGGCACCCGTCGCACGTCGCGGTGACCGGCAAGTACCCGTTCGTGCCCGGGTTCCGGGAGGCGGGCCAGTTCTGGCCGTGCCAGCTCGACCCGGACGAGCAGGACGCGGTGCGCGCCCTGGCCGGCCGGGCGGTCGCCGCGCTGGGCGTGCGCACCGGGCTGCTGCACACCGAGGTGAAGCTGACCCCGGCGGGCCCGCGCCTGATCGAGGTGAACGGCCGGATGGGCGCGTGGATGAACGACCTCGGCCGCCGCGCGGGCGGGCTCGACCTGGTCACCATCGTCGGCAGGCTGGCGCTCGGCGAGCGGGTCGCCGTGCCGCCGGTGGAGTCGCCGCGGGTGCGCTACCAGTACAGCCACAACGCGCCGATGCGGGACTGCGTGCTCCGGGAGGTCAGCGGGGTGCGGGAGGTGCGCGGGCTGCCGACCGTGGTCGGGTACCGGGCGTTGATGCACCCCGGTGAGCGGGTCGAGGGCGCGGTCGGCACGAACCAGCTCGACCTGCTCTACGGCGACGCGGCGTCGTACGACGAGATGTTCGGGGTGGTCGAGCGGGTGCAGGACGCGCTGAAGTTCACCTTCGAGGATGAACGGGGTGGCCGTACCGTGTCGGCGGGCTCGCTCGCCTGGGAGACCGGGCGCACCTCGCCCGACGAACTGACCTGGGTCACCGGAGCCACGTGA